One Eurosta solidaginis isolate ZX-2024a chromosome 5, ASM4086904v1, whole genome shotgun sequence DNA segment encodes these proteins:
- the LOC137252464 gene encoding ionotropic receptor 75a-like, whose product MDLVLLKFILYYFFNINMKVLVTLNCWDMETQLVFYKMAVDHSFYVHYINLNDSAAIQNIEYRLVGKRPTMGIFMDMKCGSSEELLNIAARERLFNDHFFWLIYDNTANITYFRALFENLNLAVDAEITYAILNNLNNEWSNETNAASYTLYDVYNNGYYHGGKLNMTLDREIFCTVQQCIINKYLSKLHFRTKYGNRDKLHDVTLRLTVVVTKIPLTSTPDEILNFLSSTKDVNYDAIARFGYQVVVILIDYLGCGVNYTFVNRWTINETHGGLIGALAVQSADLISTPFIPTLPRMEFFTVIAETSTFRSICMFRTPRNSGIQGDVFLKPFNTTVWTLFAVLLLLTAIVLWSIFRLERYRMHKRYIDYMPSILATFLISFGSACSQGSEMVPGSIGGRIVFLTLYLLTFLMYNYYTSIVVSSLLGSPVKSDIKTMGQLADSSLEVGLEPLPFTLTYLNNSLLPEVRRFKRKIDSSPHPQEIWMPLKKGILRVRDQPGFVFGFEASTGYFFVKRYYKPYEICDLNELLFRPEKSLYSQVHKNSSYKEVTKQKIIRILETGVSIKLHRHWVQTTLECFDSNFIVEVGMEYMAPLFMLLLVTYFLVIGILLLEILHKKYWLDRKMKLESIILGGNWHNE is encoded by the exons atgGATTTGGTATTATTGAAGTTCATATTATACtacttttttaatattaatatgaaGGTGCTGGTAACGTTGAATTGCTGGGATATGGAAA CCCAACTGGTGTTCTATAAAATGGCAGTTGATCATTCATTTTATGTCCATTATATTAACCTCAATGATTCTGCAGCCATTCAAAACATTGAGTATCGACTGGTTGGCAAGCGGCCAACCATGGGAATTTTTATGGATATGAAGTGTGGGAGCAGTGAGGAGCTACTGAACATT GCCGCAAGAGAACGACTCTTCAATGATCATTTCTTTTGGTTGATCTACGATAACACGGCAAATATAACATACTTTCGGGCGCTGTTCGAAAATCTCAATCTCGCCGTTGATGCAGAAATTACTTATGCAATTTTGAATAACCTTAACAATGAGTGGAGTAACGAAACTAATGCTGCTTCTTATACGCTTTATGATGTGTACAACAATGGCTATTATCATGGTGGAAAATTAAATATGACATTAGATCGCGAGATTTTCTGCACAGTACAACAATGCATAATAAACAAATATCTCTCAAAATTACATTTCCGTACTAAATATGGAAATAGGGATAAATTGCATGATGTCACATTGCGTTTGACGGTGGTG GTTACCAAAATTCCGCTTACAAGCACGCCAGatgaaattcttaattttttaagTTCAACAAAAGATGTCAATTATGATGCAATAGCACGTTTTGGTTATCAGGTGGTGGTAATTTTGATTGATTACTTGGGTTGTGG CGTAAACTACACCTTCGTTAATCGTTGGACTATCAATGAAACTCATGGCGGTCTCATAGGCGCCTTGGCTGTACAAAGTGCCGATCTCATATCTACACCTTTTATACCAACCCTACCACGCATGGAGTTCTTCACAGTCATTGCTGAGACGTCTACCTTTCGCTCGATTTGTATGTTTCGTACACCTCGTAACTCCGGTATTCAAGGTGACGTATTCTTGAAGCCCTTCAATACCACCGTTTGGACATTGTTTGCTGTGTTACTACTTTTGACGGCTATAGTTCTTTGGAGCATTTTTAGATTGGAACGATATCGTATGCATAAACGCTATATTGATTATATGCCTTCGATTTTGGCAACATTTCTCATTTCATTTGGTTCGGCTTGTAGTCAGGGTAGTGAGATGGTGCCTGGATCTATTGGTGGACGTATCGTGTTTCTTACGTTGTATTTGCTTACATTTTTGATGTACAATTATTATACATCCATCGTAGTTTCATCGTTGCTCGGCTCACCGGTGAAGTCTGATATAAAAACCATGGGGCAGCTAGCTGATAGTTCATTAGAAGTCGGTTTGGAGCCGTTGCCGTTCACTCTTACCTATTTGAAT AACTCACTGTTACCGGAAGTACGTCGCTTCAAGCGCAAAATTGACTCATCACCGCATCCGCAAGAGATTTGGATGCCGTTGAAAAAGGGAATATTACGTGTACGCGATCAGCCTGGTTTTGTTTTTGGATTTGAAGCTTCAACgggttatttttttgtaaaacgctACTACAAACCTTACGAAATATGTGACTTGAATGAGTTACTCTTTCGCCCTGAAAAAAGCTTATATAGTCAAGTGCATAAGAACTCAAGCTACAAAGAAGTCACCAAGCAAAA AATCATACGCATATTGGAGACGGGTGTTTCTATAAAGTTACATCGCCACTGGGTACAAACCACTTTGGAATGTTTTGATAGCAATTTCATAGTTGAAGTTGGCATGGAGTATATGGCACCGTTATTCATGTTGTTATTGGTGACTTACTTTCTTGTGATCGGCATATTATTGTTGGAAATTTTACATAAGAAATATTGGTTGGACCGAAAAATGAAGCTCGAAAGTATTATCCTTGGCGGAAATTGGCATAATGAATGA